Part of the Kamptonema formosum PCC 6407 genome, GCTTCCTTGCACTCGCAATGCCAAACCCTGTGGGTAGACTACGCCAGCCTGGTTTTGAGAAATTGCTTCACTTTGCTTTAGTTTGCTTCCTTTCTCGTAAGACTTCCTTGTTCGCAACCCTTCGTCGCGCCTGGTAACACTGTGAGGTTTTGAAAGATTGTTTTGTCCCTGATAATACTCCGCAGTTTTGCGAAATTGCTTCAGTTTGCTTTCTTCATCCCAAGGCTTTGCACCTTGTACCTCTAAACTCTGCGGGTAGGCTTCGCCAACACGGTTTTGAGTTAAAAATGTCAGCTCAGAATTAAAACTATAATTGGCTGAACTCTCTCTATTTGTGGATTCACTTTTAATTGTTAATTCTTCATTGTTAATCACCTCTGGTCTGTACCACATGAATAGACACCAGTCGAGTTGCAAAAGACTCTGAATTTCTTGTACTGCTGTTTCTAGAATTGTATCCAGTTCTAAGGAGTTACGGATCTGGCTAGCGAGTCTAAATAGTAAAGATTCTCTACCTGCCCACGATCGCGCGCGGTCAATTGCTATGGCGATCGCATTTGCAGCCCAACCTAGTACAGCCCGCCCACGTTCAGTCACAACTTGAGTGCAAACCACCACTACCCCTACCAAGTGCTCTTCTACAATCAGCGGATAGCCAGCTAAGGTTTCGTTTTCTTGAGCGGGTATGATGTAAGGCTGTCGATGTTGAGCAACAAACCCGATCGTCGAGATCCCAAAAGGAATACGGTCAGAAAATTCTGCGGTGGGAGGTTGTTGGCCCACAAAGGCTTGCAGTTCCAGCAAGCGCGTTGCTCTGTTAAATATCCAGATGCCGACAAAATTAGCATCGAAGGCGTGCATTATTCTCTGGGTGCAGCGGTTGAGAATTTCTGGCAAAGTGGTACTCTGGGCGATCGCAATCCCAATTTCCGACTCCAGTATGGAAAGGCGATCTTGAGTTTGGGAACCTGCGGGTAGAATTTGTGGACTCAACTCTCTTTCCCTCGATAGTTGTGCCTCTTGGCTGCAAGTTTCCCCATCTGCGATCGCGACTTCCGGCTCTGTTTCTGTTTTTTCCCTTAGTAAAAATTTCTCTTGAGTCTGTTGATTTAGTTTACTTTCAGCGCGATCGCCTTCCCTCAAGACATTGGTAATATCTGTCACCGTCGTGACTTGAAACTGTCGGTTATCTTCCCTGACGAAAGGGGCCCTTGTCACCCAGACATCGCGCCTCTTGCCATCTTTGGTGATAATTTGCCCACAACCCGCGCCTTCTGAAGACCCAGCAATCAAAGTATCCTGTAACTTTTTGGGTTGCTTCAGAGCGATCGCGCAGCCCGAAGTACTAACACCATTGGATTTTGGATTCTCGCCGAGCAATTCCGCCGCCGACCAACCGCAAAGCAGAATATAAGCGGGGTTGACCTGAACAAACTGCCCTTCCTCATCTGTTACACAGATGCCAATTCCTGCTATGTCCCAGATCGGCGGAATCATACTTTCCATAGAATGTCAAGTTTAAATCAAAAAAATTCAATCGCCACCTGCACCCGCTTCTGGAACACCAACTTTAGCGAGGGGTGTTACCCCTCAATCTAATATTTAATATCAATAACATTTACAGCTACTTTTGTCCAGGAAACGGGGGTTGCGTCTTGCTGATGTCAAAGGGAAGATGGATTGTCAATAAACTGTGCCTTCCCTGCTTTTCCACCTTGTAGAGCATAGTTTGCGTATCTTCAGGATTCGCTTGCGGCACTCGGAGGATTTGACTAGGTGAAAAGGCGAGTAGTTTACCTTGATGATTGAAAAGCCGAATGTAGTATGTACTGCGATCGCTAATTCGGCGTTGCTGAATCAAGGCATGATAAACTTATTGTGCGATCGCAGACAAGCGAAAATGATTTCTTTGATTTTGATACGGAACTGGAACATCTGCAAATTTTAGATAGTGAATTAGTAACTGAATTGAATATCTTAGCATTTGTTCAGATTTAGAATAACAAAGACTTTTTCGTTTTAGGCGAGCCAAATAATGCCTTAATCTTGTATTTTCACCCTCAACTCTTATCATATATGTTTTGCTAATAATCTGATCTCCATCGGGAATAAACTTAGGGTAAACTTTCCATCCATCGGTCACATAAAAATGGCATTTCCATTTATTAACAATCTCCCATAGTGGTTCAAAGGTTCTGGCACTATGGTCGCCTAAAACCCATCCTAGAATACCTGGTTGAAAATGGTCTACTGCTGTCCATAACCAGGTTTTATTTTTTTTGAGCCAACAAATGTTTCTAATTCATCTAATTCTCCCACTTGTGGAGTTATTTCTGGCTCATAAAAATCTGGCAAGAGTTTTCCTACTTGTTTGACCCAATTAATGATTGTCGTATGATGCACATTTTTGACTCTCCCAATTGCTCGAAAACCCAGGCCATTGACATACATTTTGAGACATTCAGGACATTGCATAAGCTCTGCGTTTTGTGAAGTGTTATTTTTGGGCGATCTCACTCTCAAATCATCATACCCTAATTCACCAACGCCAAAATCCAGTAGGGGCAATTCATCAATTACCCCTACTTGTCCTAAACGTTCAAGCCGGATAAATCCGCAAACGACGGTTAGGTTCTTCGCCAAAACTGTGAGACTTCAGGTGATAGTGCTCAACAAGTTCATGTTGCATCTTACGAACGTGGGAAGAACGGGGTAAAAGTTCCACCGGTTGACCCTTGGGAATCACAATTTGCTCAACAGCTAAACGGGTTTCTTCCAAAGCTTCGATCTCGTCAGAAGAACCGCTATGAGCAAATAAACCCAAATCTGCCATTTCCGGGGTTCCGGGGTCATCCATATCTAACAACCGCCGCAAAGCTCTTGCTACTAGAGGCAAAGTCCCCGCTTTAATCGTGTGCAAAGGAACTTGGCGAGTTTTCGCTAAATGGCGGAGTTTTGACTGGTTGCGGACATTCGATCGCAAGGCCAACACCACATCCGCACTATCAATATCCTTCGTCAGCACCACAGGCAGATTCAGCGTTGCAATCACCTGTTCCAACTGATGACGCGGAATCCCATAAGGATAGATGTGCAGTGGTAAATCCTCACCATTCGGCCCAGCATTTCTGGAATAACGACCCTCTGGTAAAACTGGATCTACCGATAGCGACTCATCAAGCAATTGCTCAAAATACCTTGCCTCTGAAAGTTGCGCGGGTTTAGCAGCAAATTGCTCTTTCGGGGGCGGCAGTGGGATCATTTTCCCAGAACCGCGCCATCCTTGGGCTTCTGGAAATGTCGTTTTCCCCGACCCGAAAGACGATGCTCCCACGACTCCTGCTGGATTGGTAGGCACTGCTGCCATCTCCTGGCTAACAATCACTTCGCCAGAATCTCCAATACTTCTGACTTGCAAGTTTGGCTGTCGTCCTCGTAGCAGAATATCAACAGTTTCAGAAACGTGCTCGTGGATGACCCAACGCTGTCTTTCCAGCATTTCCACCGCAATCTCAAAAGTAGGTGGTGCTTTGCGTTCCAAAACCGTCTTCTGAGAACCCCTGCGCCGCGCCTCGTCATCTCCCAGCGTCACCGCCTGAATACCGCCGATTAAATCAGCTAGAGTCGGGTTTTTTACCAAGTTTTCCAGGCGGTTGCCATGAGCAGTTCCTACTAACTGTACTCCCCGTTCTGCGATCGTTCGTGCGGCTAATGCTTCTAGTTCCGTGCCGATTTCATCAATCACAATCACTTCCGGCATATGGTTTTCCACTGCCTCGATCATGACTTGGTGCTGAAATTCAGGGTGGGAAACTTGCATCCTCCGAGCACGACCGATCGCCGGGTGAGGGATATCTCCATCCCCAGCAATTTCGTTAGAGGTGTCGATGATTACTACTCGTTTCTCCAAGTCGTCGGCTAACACGCGGGCAATTTCTCGCAGGGCCGTTGTTTTACCGACTCCAGGGCGACCGAGTAGCAAAATTGACTGGCCCGTTTCCACCAAATCGCGGATTAAGCCGATTGTGCCAAAGACAGCGCGACCCACCCTTAAGGTCAGACCGATTACTTCGCCAGTGCGATTACGGATAGCGCTGATCCGGTGCAGAGTTTGCTCGATCCCAGCTCGGTTGTCCCCACCAAAGTCACCTACTCGCTGAATGCAATGGTTCAGGCTTTCTTTGGAAACAAGGGTTTCGGAAAGGTATTCAGCTTTAGATGGAAAGCGAGCTTCTGGGCGGCGACCGAGATCCATGACAATTTCAATGAGTCTGTCTCGCTGCGGATGTTGCTTTATTGGCCGCCGAATT contains:
- a CDS encoding ATP-binding protein; translation: MESMIPPIWDIAGIGICVTDEEGQFVQVNPAYILLCGWSAAELLGENPKSNGVSTSGCAIALKQPKKLQDTLIAGSSEGAGCGQIITKDGKRRDVWVTRAPFVREDNRQFQVTTVTDITNVLREGDRAESKLNQQTQEKFLLREKTETEPEVAIADGETCSQEAQLSRERELSPQILPAGSQTQDRLSILESEIGIAIAQSTTLPEILNRCTQRIMHAFDANFVGIWIFNRATRLLELQAFVGQQPPTAEFSDRIPFGISTIGFVAQHRQPYIIPAQENETLAGYPLIVEEHLVGVVVVCTQVVTERGRAVLGWAANAIAIAIDRARSWAGRESLLFRLASQIRNSLELDTILETAVQEIQSLLQLDWCLFMWYRPEVINNEELTIKSESTNRESSANYSFNSELTFLTQNRVGEAYPQSLEVQGAKPWDEESKLKQFRKTAEYYQGQNNLSKPHSVTRRDEGLRTRKSYEKGSKLKQSEAISQNQAGVVYPQGLALRVQGSNLKSQNSYWEVVKEATNPGLPTLLGSYPVEKVGAFTEKLLSLEIIRLDDVAGFEEPVMRRFLMSWGYASILALPIQTHSGAIGAFSCGMYNPPKSDYEIGAEFADSSAKLRPWSDSEVELLRAVADQLAIAIDQAELYAQARDSAETAQTQAQQIAETLHKLQATQTQLIQTEKMSSLGSMVAGVAHEINNPINFISGNLTYAIDYIKDLLDLLHLYQKYSPNPDPELQEKADSIDLEFLTADLPKLISSMKLGTDRIRQIVMSLRNFSRLDESDKKPVDIHEGIDSTLLILQHRFNLYGGNLNVKIIKEYGNLPLVECCAGQLNQVFMNIISNAIDALENQPAPRIITIRTEVMNGEGDDSSLSPIAAGKFAVIRISDNGPGMAEPVINRSFDPFFTTKPVGKGTGLGLSISHHIIVEKHGGILKCISEPGKGAEFWIQIPLV
- a CDS encoding R3H domain-containing nucleic acid-binding protein encodes the protein MQITDDLNKLLDIVPEEIRRPIKQHPQRDRLIEIVMDLGRRPEARFPSKAEYLSETLVSKESLNHCIQRVGDFGGDNRAGIEQTLHRISAIRNRTGEVIGLTLRVGRAVFGTIGLIRDLVETGQSILLLGRPGVGKTTALREIARVLADDLEKRVVIIDTSNEIAGDGDIPHPAIGRARRMQVSHPEFQHQVMIEAVENHMPEVIVIDEIGTELEALAARTIAERGVQLVGTAHGNRLENLVKNPTLADLIGGIQAVTLGDDEARRRGSQKTVLERKAPPTFEIAVEMLERQRWVIHEHVSETVDILLRGRQPNLQVRSIGDSGEVIVSQEMAAVPTNPAGVVGASSFGSGKTTFPEAQGWRGSGKMIPLPPPKEQFAAKPAQLSEARYFEQLLDESLSVDPVLPEGRYSRNAGPNGEDLPLHIYPYGIPRHQLEQVIATLNLPVVLTKDIDSADVVLALRSNVRNQSKLRHLAKTRQVPLHTIKAGTLPLVARALRRLLDMDDPGTPEMADLGLFAHSGSSDEIEALEETRLAVEQIVIPKGQPVELLPRSSHVRKMQHELVEHYHLKSHSFGEEPNRRLRIYPA